In a genomic window of Molothrus ater isolate BHLD 08-10-18 breed brown headed cowbird chromosome 17, BPBGC_Mater_1.1, whole genome shotgun sequence:
- the BHLHE23 gene encoding class E basic helix-loop-helix protein 23, producing the protein MAELKSLGSEAYLALAPGYGPSAFAYGAVRGGAEGPRGAYPGGGGADFHAGAMGKSAESSGEQSGDEEDGFEAGVKGGAGFEREGKLKGGALGKKPKEQRSLRLSINARERRRMHDLNDALDGLRSVIPYAHSPSVRKLSKIATLLLAKNYILMQAQALEEMRRLVAYLNQGQALSAPLPATLNPFGQSPVYPFGGAAVPGCPEKCTAFTGAASALCKHCNDKP; encoded by the coding sequence ATGGCTGAGCTCAAGTCTCTGGGCAGCGAGGCGTACCTGGCGCTGGCCCCGGGCTACGGGCCCTCGGCTTTCGCCTACGGGGCGGTGCGCGGGGGCGCCGAGGGCCCGCGGGGCGCCTaccccgggggcggcggggcggaCTTCCACGCCGGGGCGATGGGCAAGTCCGCGGAGAGTAGCGGCGAGCAGAGCGGCGACGAGGAGGACGGCTTCGAGGCGGGCGTGAAGGGCGGCGCGGGCTTCGAGCGAGAGGGGAAGCTGAAGGGGGGAGCCCTGGGCAAGAAGCCCAAGGAGCAGCGCTCGCTGCGCCTCAGCATCAACgcgcgggagcggcggcggatGCACGACCTGAACGACGCGCTGGACGGGCTGCGCTCCGTCATCCCCTACGCCCACAGCCCCTCGGTGCGGAAACTCTCCAAAATCGCCACGCTGCTCCTGGCCAAGAACTACATCCTCATGCAGGCGCAGGCCCTGGAGGAGATGCGGCGGCTGGTGGCCTACCTGAACCAGGGCCAGGCGCTGAGCGCCCCGCTGCCCGCCACCCTCAACCCCTTCGGACAGTCGCCCGTGTACCCCTTCGGCGGCGCGGCCGTGCCCGGCTGCCCCGAGAAATGCACTGCCTTCACAGGAGCCGCCTCCGCCCTCTGCAAACACTGTAACGACAAGCCTTGA